ccaaataccaGAATGCTTTCTCTTGAAATTTACTAACGATGTGAATTGACAAATTCATGATTTGTACTGTAAATCCTGCAATTCTTGATTTTCAATTCAAGTTTTCTTAAAAAGCCATACTAATTGGATTATTCAAGTCTTAATATGATCTGCATTGTGTAGGGTTCTAGCATTATGTATTTTTCTCAACTATTTGGGTTATGAATTTTTTTGACCTAGTACGTCAAAAAGGTAGGCTAAGTAACGTCTTTAATCTTTATTCATCCTAATCATTTCGTTGTTTTGAGCACATGATAGAGGTCATTTTAAATCACTGTTTATATAACTGATAAATTTTCCAATACATTGATTGCAAATTTAAATACTTATTCTCTTATTCCGttacttataaatttaatttttgctTCTCACttatatatagaagataaacTTGTTCATAAACTTGGAAGTACATTGAAGTTAATTGAATAATTGGCATGACTAACCTTGTGAACATCTGTCTCAatctatgtttatatttttgtattggaATTGAATCAATTCCAATGTATCAATGTTGATAGAACTATTTTTGTGTCGCTTGCAAAGCCAAACTTTtgtatttaaattaaaaaattttgatCATGGGAGGCATatccaatttttgtttttcagttaAGAATGTTTAGCTTTATTTTCTAACTTGGTCATTTTAATCATcattagttatatttttattttttagttgGTATAGGctacatcattattattttacgaTCAAAGTTAcaattaattttttccaattcttAGCTTCCTTATcgcattttacatttttttatcgTTACCCGACTTTATATTAATGTTTATCaactatgaattttatcaatacggTTACACAATTGATATAATCACCATGTATTGTTATTGGTTTAGATGAAGAAATAATGTAAAGCTCAATTGCAACATGCTTGTTGAATTTTTAACGTTATTCAATAaactgaattaatttttttgccTGTTACACCAGTGAAAAAAACCAGTAGTAACCTATTCATATCACTACACAAAGTATTAAGTATGAGTGCTGGAATAtctagttgaataataataatatcgtgtaacctggctggctcaggtctggtatTAGAGTTTTTGTGGTCGCACTTGACCAATTTCAAGGCATCTTTCATCTTTTCTCTACGATTTAATTCAATATCCCAGAAATAATAACATGATTGTAATTAGGATACAAACTGGATCAAAAACTATTAATAAGTTGATGAATAAATAGTTTTTACAAAAACtagtaataatttgatgaataattaaatatgaCTAACAGgaaacccatgctccgcaatgggtccaattaaaaacttgacccacaataattttaaataagcCTATCTATAACTATCcttggtaaattgagaatctctatgcaaaatttcaagttaatcagttcaatacttctttcctatcccgtacgtgtataagccaatcgttttctttattatagtagGTATAGATTAAAATAGATGagcttttattaatttatataataagtacattatcaaaataatagggagaggaaaaataaggtaaccttgtgctattcctctcccaaatctaGATTAGGTTGAACATAGTTCGAAATAggtattcaaattcgatttatattttattcacaaacTCATTACAAATGCAGtacatgtataaataatataaaacacttgtgaattttccccacatagacaagtctgttacttacttacttacttactcctcggCTCTACAACCCATTGAGAGTCTTGGCCTCCCGCAATATGCCTCTTCATtcgtgctattcctctcccaaatttagataacacatagtccgaaatagtttaagtcttgtagtccttcaattcacaaaattttcagtcctgaagtattttcacaaagtagattttcaaatttggatgtttcaaaactaaacatGGAAGAAATAATCTTTTTTTGTTGTTGCAGATTCAATGGAAATAACAATGGTTGAACGGTAGAGGCGGCGTGTTGTGTTGGAAAAAGGGTATACAAGAGCAAGGGATACACGAGACACAATGGGCACGTTTCTGGACAAACCGAAGACTGAGAAGCACAACGAGCACGGATGCGGCAACGGGCTGCGGTTCGGGGTGTCGAGCATGCAGGGCTGGCGGGTGGAGATGGAGGACGCCCACTGTGCCATCACCGGGTTGGGGGAGGGTCTCGACGATTGGTCCTTTTTCGCGGTGTTCGACGGCCATGCAGGTGCCGGGGTGTCGGCCCACTGTGCCAAACATCTGCTGGAGTGCATAGTGGCCACAGAGGAGTTCCAGCAATCTGCAGTGGCCGACGGCATCCGTTCGGGGTTCCTGCATCTGGACGACCGCATGCGCGAACTGCCGAAGCTGGCTTCGGGTGAGGACAAGTCGGGCTCGACAGCTGTTTGCGCGCTGGTGTCGCCGCGACACGTGTATGTCGCCAACTGCGGCGATTCGCGCGCCGTGTTTTGTCGCAACGGCGCCCCGGTGTTCGCCACCTGCGATCACAAGCCGGTGCTGCCCGCCGAGAAGGAGCGCATCCAGCAGGCGGGAGGCAGTGTCATGATTCAACGCATCAACGGATCGTTGGcggtatttattcattatttctttaataatatttataattattatttattcaccaAAAATATTTACGATACAATGTATATTACATATGTACAAAATTAAGCCCAAAAGAATCACGGGATACACCCAAAACGGAAatgcataataatattaatgaaaaacaGTTCAAGCTTAGTAACGAAAATCAAATTACATTACCTCAATTTTaggatacatttttttaaattccggTAAAGAATCTCTATCtcacaattttcaaacattttatcgTTAAATAGTTGAAGCaatgatcattattataatagaagCCATTCATAAACCGATTTTGATAGAAATTCTCATAGTAATGTtatgaaaaatggaaataataGTAAAATGCGAACATGAGTTGTTAATTGGGAGGTCAGGACAGTGGAAGCTTGTAGAACTAGCGGGACTAGATGGACTGAAAGGAGGCATTTCAGAGAGAATGAAGGCATAGAAGGTATATTCAGAGGGAATGGGAGGAGAAAAAACGGAGAGTACCCAGAAATTTGGGTTATAGCCGTACATAGCGACTTCCACTATGGGAGTAGACTAgactctaataataataatagtaatcatAATTTTGTATTGTCATGAGTATTTCGACAAATAGGCTACATTGACATAGTCAGGTATGTTACAAACATATCACAAAACAATACTTTAATCATATAATAGTAATACTACTACAGTTATTGAATAAAGCTAAAAGAAATCAcctttaaatttttattataaatcaaaAATGTCACAATACATCTATTTTAAGTTAC
Above is a window of Nilaparvata lugens isolate BPH chromosome 4, ASM1435652v1, whole genome shotgun sequence DNA encoding:
- the LOC111050845 gene encoding protein phosphatase 1A isoform X2, with protein sequence MGTFLDKPKTEKHNEHGCGNGLRFGVSSMQGWRVEMEDAHCAITGLGEGLDDWSFFAVFDGHAGAGVSAHCAKHLLECIVATEEFQQSAVADGIRSGFLHLDDRMRELPKLASGEDKSGSTAVCALVSPRHVYVANCGDSRAVFCRNGAPVFATCDHKPVLPAEKERIQQAGGSVMIQRINGSLAVSRALGDYDYKNVKGLGPCEQLVSPEPEVSVINRVAASDEFLVLACDGVWDVMSNEAVCDYIGSRLALTTDLEAITNDVIDTCLYKGSQDNMSIVLVAFPAAPTPSPEAIQREKELEACIERRITDIISEKGEIDFTELVQRLYDEDIPNLPPGGGLHAKRNLIQTLHKRMCPSKEDTDETKEN